One segment of Ciona intestinalis unplaced genomic scaffold, KH HT000134.2, whole genome shotgun sequence DNA contains the following:
- the LOC100184891 gene encoding exosome complex component RRP40-like has translation MSQSINNKQIVIPGDVITKHVNSITGDSDVKLGPGLYHEADEVKVCKPGVLRHKTPDTFWVDCHQKRYVPSKGDNVVGVVTSRQGDMYKVDIGASHLAVLNYMSFEGASKRNRPNVTNGDLIFGKLIVANKDMEPEVSCVDPNNGKANGLGVLSDRGFSFHVPLNLARKLLSPSFTLIHELGARITFEITVGMNGRIFLSCNSPKFVILIMDVILSAEYLSNEQMEKLLNEMFV, from the exons atgtcacaatccaTCAACAATAAACAGATTGTAATTcctggtgatgtcataaccaaACACGTCAATTCAATCACTGGAGATTCCGACGTTAAATTAGGCCCCGGACTTTACCACGAGGCTGACGAAGTAAAAGTTTGCAAACCCGGTGTCCTGCGTCATAAAACTCCCGACACTTTCTGGGTTGATTGCCACCAGAAGAGATATGTGCCAAGTAAAG GTGACAATGTTGTTGGGGTTGTAACTTCGCGACAAGGTGACATGTACAAGGTTGACATCGGAGCTAGTCACTTGGCGGTGTTAAACTACATGTCCTTCGAAGGGGCGTCCAAGCGGAACAGACCCAACGTAACAAATGGAGATCTTATATTCGGGAAACTAATTGTCGCAAACAAGGACATGGAGCCTGAGGTTTCGTGCGTGGACCCGAACAATGGGAAAGCTAACGGGTTGGGGGTGTTGAGCGATCGTGGGTTTTCATTCCATGTACCCCTAAACCTCGCAAGGAAACTTTTATCTCCAAGTTTCACGTTGATTCATGAGCTCGGGGCGAGAATTACTTTTGAAATAACAGTGGGAATGAACGGACGCATTTTCCTTTCGTGTAACTCCCCAAAGTTCGTTATTCTGATCATGGACGTAATATTATCCGCTGAATATTTATCAAATGAACAAAtggaaaaacttttaaatgaaatgtttgtttag
- the LOC104266661 gene encoding uncharacterized protein LOC104266661: protein MESLIPPCKHHNRFFMMSQSCERVCLLCVANCFEDKDQPYTTQVHLLQYFLHQVSPNPQWLEIFGHDEKFADYFISTTITLFHQLQNQVQPMPISNDIVLMLLKLKGRNCYHDCDIIMQLCCSASYRSCLNLLNLVVAMVKQIPESSDCFITNDTFCNFLLNGLDFPDDIIKEILLVIIEELLQAYLHNGCEHNVFMMLPTKLLNLLSSSQSHTILTLSLKLIETWTAFTDISYFFQGTEEMQGKATQDSPKLFLSMKRVLLLRSDPLNFPTIRCLLRLLKHEDFNDHLACKMLDADLVEFIYDVLRSSSSEELQICIFESIIHLSQHKIFFTNCHALHGFLH from the exons ATGGAGTCCTTAATTCCCCCATGTAAACATCACAATCGCttctttatgatgtcacaatcatgTGAAAGGGTTTGTCTGCTGTGTGTGGCAAATTGTTTTGAAGACAAAG ACCAGCCATACACCACACAAGTTCACCTACTTCAATATTTCCTCCACCAAGTTTCCCCCAACCCGCAATGGCTGGAAATATTTGGACACGACGAAAAGTTTGccgattattttatttcaaccaCAATTACTTTGTTTCATCAACTGCAGAATCAAGTTCAGCCAATGCCGATTTCCAATG ACATTGTTCTAATGTTGCTCAAACTGAAGGGACGAAATTGTTACCacgattgtgacatcataatgcagTTATGTTGCTCTGCGTCGTATAGAAGTTGTTTGAATCTTTTAAACTTAGTGGTTGCCATGGTGAAGCAAATACCGGAATCATCTGATTGTTTCATCACTAACg ACACCTTCTGCAACTTTTTACTAAACGGATTGGATTTccctgatgacatcataaaggaGATTCTCCTTGTCATAATAGAGGAATTATTACAAGCATATCTTCATAATGGATGTGAACATAACGTGTTCATGATGTTACCGACTAAGTTGTTGAACCTATTGTCATCATCTCAATCACACACC ATATTAACATTGTCACTGAAACTCATAGAAACATGGACGGCATTCACAGACATCTCATATTTCTTCCAAGGAACAGAAGAAATGCAAGGAAAAGCTACACAAG ACTCCCCAAAATTATTCCTCTCCATGAAGCGAGTCCTCCTGCTCCGATCCGACCCTCTAAACTTCCCAACCATCCGATGTCTTCTCCGTCTTCTTAAACACGAGGACTTTAATGATCATCTTGCTTGTAAGATGTTGGATGCAGATCTTGTGGAGTTTATTTATGATGTGTTGAGGTCGTCCAGTAGTGAGGAACTGCAAAT TTGTATATTTGAATCGATCATCCATTTATCGCAACACAAAATATTCTTCACCAACTGCCACGCACTTCATG GTTTTCTGCATTGA